A window from Heteronotia binoei isolate CCM8104 ecotype False Entrance Well chromosome 15, APGP_CSIRO_Hbin_v1, whole genome shotgun sequence encodes these proteins:
- the LOC132584396 gene encoding olfactory receptor 11G2-like, with protein MELANGTGVQEFILMSFGSGQQKRLLLLVFFTILYVLTLAENITIITLVFLDIHLSRQPMYNLLSNFSWLEICYVSTTVPRMLFDLTFPHGIITFRSCFLQFYVFFSLGSTECFFLSAMALDRYLAICHPLQYPQIMSQDFCCSLMVLCWILGFLWHIFPVILISRLSFCGPNVIDHLLCDPGPILSLACPPLGIAPKVCEIFMNVVVLGNAFFVVLSYSVVILTLLKASFQGSRRKAFSTISFHLVVVTLFYGSVAAVYLTPAGESHSALTKAVTVFYTAVTPFLNPLIYCLRNDQVKEALHRLLRRMTSV; from the coding sequence ATGGAGTTGGCCAATGGGACTGGAGTGCAGGAATTCATTCTGATGAGCTTTGGTAGTGGACAACAGAAGCGGCTCCTGCTCCTTGTCTTTTTCACCATTCTCTATGTGCTCACATTGGCTGAGAACATCACCATCATTACACTGGTGTTTTTAGATATCCACTTGTCCAGGCAGCCCATGTACAACTTGCTGAGCAACTTCTCCTGGCTAGAGATTTGTTATGTGAGTACCACAGTGCCCCGGATGCTTTTTGACCTGACGTTCCCTCATGGGATCATCACTTTCCGCTCCTGCTTCCTTCAGTTCTATGTCTTCTTCTCACTGGGCAGCACTGAATGCTTCTTCCTCTCAGCCATGGCCTTGGATCGGTACTTGGCTATCTGCCACCCTCTGCAATACCCACAAATTATGTCCCAAGACTTCTGCTGTTCTCTAATGGTCCTTTGTTGGATCCTTGGCTTTCTGTGGCACATTTTCCCAGTGATTTTGATCTCCAGGTTGTCCTTCTGTGGCCCCAATGTCATTGACCATCTCTTGTGTGATCCTGGACCAATTCTATCCTTGGCCTGCCCGCCACTAGGAATCGCCCCCAAAGTCTGTGAGATTTTTATGAATGTGGTGGTTTTAGGTAATGCTTTCTTTGTTGTGCTGTCCTATAGTGTTGTGATTCTGACCCTACTGAAAGCTTCCTTCCAAGGCAGCCGGAGGAAGGCCTTCTCTACTATATCTTTCCACCTAGTGGTGGTGACACTTttctatggctcagtggcagcggTGTATTTAACTCCAGCTGGAGAGAGTCATTCAGCGTTGACTAAAGCAGTGACTGTTTTCTACACAGCTGTTACGCCTTTTCTCAACCCCTTGATCTATTGTTTGAGGAATGATCAGGTGAAGGAGGCACTCCACAGGCTGCTGAGAAGAATGACATCAGTGTAA